The Dendropsophus ebraccatus isolate aDenEbr1 chromosome 10, aDenEbr1.pat, whole genome shotgun sequence genome has a segment encoding these proteins:
- the LOC138766663 gene encoding histone-lysine N-methyltransferase PRDM9-like, which yields MEHVEEMLPIESANLKPDIESKIKEGKSVIITIPVDDECKSPDIYVIPDTPTIKQEADMHPLPLGKPFPQDVYVIRDSSTIKQETEREMNPVPLRKTFPQGVYVIPDASTIKQETFSHGVYVISDTTAPIKRETKPERPASSPAEDVYVIPDTSPVKQETKPELNPAPHRTASQESSEPTIIVNIDDDDDEDDDEDDDDEDEEEECYENEQLARKGNGNSEDWLVQDVITPIDSKNSQNQNGQNGPVNVWYVKSVKVGNQNQPKEEKPNRSSYVIEHKSGNNIVKTEKSPGVNVLVSSSTSQNAMGIPENQAPHNRQTSVGPKFGAHISDEITIEDDMMDEIEEKIQVCPECSQCFTSHSDLEVHMKTHKEGSSWICPDCGKSYYTKSSLDRHQLTHIRYKMLTCPECGKGFNKQIYFEMHLRLHAGEVLFPCTECEKLFGSKASCDRHIRAHKMVRPHVCPQCGKGFLYNGCLVRHIRVHTGERPFPCPECGRCFRQTSALNRHVKTHTGEKPFDCSECGKCFTHQSDLNRHKETHRVNQQIVHCVPTNENNSLPTYIIL from the exons ATGGAGCATGTGGAGGAGATGCTTCCTATAG AATCTGCTAATTTGAAGCCGGACATCGAGTCCAAGATAAAAGAAGGGAAATCTGTGATTATAACTATTCCAGTAGATGACGAATGCAAGTCTCCAG ATATTTATGTGATTCCTGATACTCCAACAATAAAGCAGGAAGCTGACATGCATCCTCTGCCGCTCGGAAAACCATTCCCACAAG ATGTATATGTGATCCGTGACAGTTCAACAATAAAGCAGGAAACTGAACGAGAGATGAATCCTGTGCCGCTCAGGAAGACATTTCCACAAG GTGTTTATGTGATTCCTGATGCTTCAACAATAAAGCAAGAAACATTTTCACATG GCGTCTATGTGATTTCTGATACTACTGCACCAATAAAGCGGGAAACTAAACCAGAAAGGCCAGCATCATCTCCTGCAGAAG ATGTTTATGTGATTCCTGACACTTCACCAGTAAAGCAGGAAACTAAACCGGAGCTGAATCCTGCGCCGCACAGAACCGCTTCACAAG AGTCTTCAGAGCCGACTATTATAGTcaatattgatgatgatgatgacgaagatgatgatgaagatgacgatgatgaagatgaggaggaggagtgttATGAAAATGAACAACTGGCTCGTAAAGGAAATGGGAACTCTGAAG ATTGGTTAGTCCAGGATGTCATCACCCCAATAGACTCCAAAAATTCTCAAAATCAGAACGGACAGAACGGACCGGTTAACGTCTGGTACGTAAAAAGCGTGAAGGTCGGCAACCAGAACCAACCAAAGGAGGAAAAACCCAACAGATCGTCGTACGTCATCGAACACAAGTCAGGGAACAACATTGTAAAGACTGAGAAGAGTCCCGGGGTAAACGTTCTCGTGAGCTCTTCTACATCTCAGAACGCTATGGGGATTCCGGAAAACCAGGCGCCTCACAACAGACAGACGTCCGTCGGCCCAAAGTTTGGGGCGCATATCTCTGACGAAATAACCATAGAAGACGATATGATGGACGAGATAGAGGAGAAGATCCAGGTGTGCCCCGAGTGTTCTCAGTGCTTTACCTCACACTCCGATCTGGAAGTGCACATGAAAACCCACAAGGAGGGAAGTTCCTGGATATGTCCCGACTGCGGCAAATCTTATTACACTAAGTCAAGTCTGGACAGACACCAGTTAACGCATATACGGTATAAAATGCTGACGTGTCCAGAATGCGGGAAAGGCTTCAACAAGCAGATCTACTTCGAGATGCATCTGCGCCTCCACGCCGGCGAAGTGCTCTTTCCATGCACTGAATGCGAAAAGTTGTTTGGTTCGAAGGCTTCTTGCGACAGACACATCCGGGCGCATAAGATGGTGCGGCCGCACGTCTGTCCTCAGTGCGGCAAGGGCTTCCTCTACAACGGCTGCCTCGTCCGCCACATCCGGGTACACACCGGGGAGCGGCCCTTTCCTTGTCCTGAATGCGGCAGGTGTTTTCGGCAGACGTCGGCTCTCAACCGTCACGTAAAAACTCACACGGGCGAAAAGCCGTTTGACTGCTCAGAGTGCGGTAAATGTTTTACCCATCAGTCGGATCTAAACCGGCACAAGGAAACCCATAGAGTGAACCAACAAATTGTACACTGTGTGCCGACCAATGAAAACAATTCTCTGCCCACGTACATTATTCTATAA
- the LOC138766665 gene encoding antigen peptide transporter 1-like — protein sequence MHLLWSLCCLLGVDYAALHLLSLTLYLPPNLLLIWVSGLARLLLLTLGIRTLSRVSKLPPWLQGEPILVSSAALSLLVPSCATLTALLLPRTSAELLHRWAHGDLFIYSYLVTLTSAVVWHQLFLSDEEEEEEEAESSASVWRLFALLRPYGWRFLGVTVFLVLSSWSEMALPAYTGRMTDWIQEKRDPSVFWDSVVAISLITLCSAVTECVCDCIYNITMSLVHTQTQGKLLHAILKQDITFFDNVSTGDITSRITTDITAMSEALSEDLSLLMWYFMRLVFLVIYMFSLSTKLTLFTMLCLLVTTIVPIISGAFYQNLAVKVQKSLSEVNQVALEIFSKMKTVRSFANEEGECQRYEAKLQNTYELNKMEATAYGCTLVANSLSGLVLKVVILYFGGRLVTYGEVSGGDLVSFVLYELQFTAAVEELQEMYPNVRKAVGSSEKVFEYMDRVPQLPRQGNLKPTHLRGHVQFMDVTFSYPKRPDTAALQDVSFDLHEGRVTALVGACDSGKSTVVQLLLKFYQPQKGQILLDGKPLYDYDNEYYRKQVSVVSQEPILTARSLKDNISYGLGESPLPSVRDAAVAACADGFISGLSDGYNTGAGEKGGLLSGGQKQRVALARALLRDPKVLILDDVSSALDTETELQIQSTVYDNPKRRTVLLISHRMHIVEKADHILVLEGGRIRESGKHEDLLAKRGVYWKLWAKQHSTFHRENGKT from the exons ATGCATCTCCTCTGGTCATTGTGCTGCCTCCTCGGTGTGGACTATGCCGCTCTGCACCTCCTCAGTCTGACTCTCTATCTGCCGCCTAATCTCCTCCTGATATGGGTGTCCGGCCTGGCACGGCTGCTCCTCCTCACCCTCGGCATTCGTACACTGAGCCGGGTATCTAAGCTGCCGCCCTGGTTACAAGGAGAGCCCATCCTGGTGTCCTCGGCCGCCCTCAGCCTGCTGGTCCCTTCCTGTGCCACCCTCACCGCCCTCCTGTTACCTCGCACCAGCGCGGAGCTCCTGCACAGATGGGCACACGGAGACCTCTTCATCTACTCCTACCTGGTCACACTGACATCTGCAGTCGTCTGGCATCAGCTGTTTCTCAgtgatgaggaggaagaggaagaggaggcagagTCTTCAGCCTCTGTGTGGAGGTTGTTCGCCCTTCTGAGACCTTACGGCTGGAGGTTCCTGGGGGTGACGGTGTTCCTGGTGCTGTCTTCTTGGA GTGAGATGGCTTTACCGGCCTACACCGGACGCATGACAGACTGGATCCAGGAGAAGAGAGACCCCTCCGTATTCTGGGATTCCGTAGTGGCAATAAGTCTGATCACATTATGTAG CGCCGTGACTGAATGTGTCTGTGACTGCATCTACAATATCACCATGAGCCTAGTTCACACCCAGACCCAGGGGAAGCTCCTCCACGCCATCCTGAAGCAGGACATCACTTTCTTTGACAATGTGTCCACAG GTGACATCACATCCCGCATCACCACCGACATCACAGCCATGAGCGAAGCTCTCAGTGAAGACCTCAGCCTGCTGATGTGGTACTTTATGAGACTGGTATTCCTGGTCATCTACATGTTCAGCCTCTCCACCAAGCTGACGCTCTTCACTATGCTGTGTCTCTTAGTGACCACAATTGTTCCAATAATATCCGGAGCCTTCTACCAG AACTTAGCTGTGAAGGTGCAGAAATCCCTGTCAGAAGTCAACCAGGTGGCCCTAGAGATCTTCTCCAAAATGAAGACAGTCCGCAGCTTCGCCAATGAAGAAGGTGAATGTCAGCGCTATGAGGCAAAGCTGCAAAACACGTATGAGCTCAACAAGATGGAGGCCACGGCCTATGGCTGCACCTTGGTGGCCAACAGT CTGTCCGGGCTGGTGCTTAAGGTGGTCATCCTGTATTTTGGAGGACGTTTAGTGACATACGGTGAAGTGAGTGGAGGAGACCTGGTGTCCTTTGTCCTGTATGAGCTGCAGTTTACAGCCGCTGTGGAG GAGTTGCAGGAAATGTATCCTAATGTTCGAAAAGCAGTCGGATCTTCCGAAAAAGTGTTTGAATATATGGACAGGGTTCCACAGTTGCCACGACAAGGGAATCTCAAGCCGACCCATCTGAGGGGACACGTCCAATTCATGGACGTCACATTCTCGTATCCGAAACGACCAGACACCGCGGCCCTCCAG GATGTCTCTTTTGACCTTCATGAAGGACGAGTGACAGCCTTGGTCGGTGCTTGTGATTCGGGAAAATCCACGGTGGTCCAGCTACTGCTCAAGTTTTATCAACCACAAAAAGGACAGATCCTCCTGGACGGGAAGCCGTTGTATGACTATGACAACGAGTATTACCGCAAACAG GTGTCTGTGGTGAGTCAGGAGCCCATCCTTACTGCCCGCTCCTTGAAGGACAATATCTCTTATGGGTTGGGGGAATCTCCTCTTCCATCTGTCAGGGATGCGGCAGTGGCAGCGTGTGCCGATGGTTTCATCTCAGGCTTGTCAGATGGATATAACACAG GTGCTGGAGAGAAAGGAGGCCTCCTGTCTGGGGGTCAGAAGCAGAGGGTGGCGCTGGCGCGGGCGCTGCTCAGGGATCCCAAGGTCCTTATTCTGGATGATGTCAGCAGCGCTCTGGACACTGAAACTGAACTCCAG ATTCAGAGCACGGTGTACGACAACCCAAAGAGACGTACAGTCCTGCTTATATCTCACCGCATGCACATCGTGGAGAAGGCCGATCACATCCTGGTTCTAGAAGGCGGCCGGATCAGAGAGTCGGGCAAACATGAAGACTTACTGGCTAAGAGAGGCGTCTACTGGAAACTCTGGGCCAAGCAGCACAGCACCTTCCATAGGGAGAATGGAAAAACATAA